The Flavobacterium psychrophilum genome includes a region encoding these proteins:
- a CDS encoding mannosyltransferase encodes MKTRKNAGKKFQPYNSLIEQLGVQAQNFETTILPEILVITTFPPRQCGIATYSQDLIKALNDHYVDSFSIKICALENNNEKHTYTDPAVKYVLDVSDPQSYTNLAQAINEDENLKIVLIQHEFGLVHESVANFNSFIDNVQKPLSVVFHTVLPGPNDELRANVQHILNRADSLIVMTNNASDILVRDYIVDREKITVIPHGTHLVAHTDKDELKKKYGFEGRTILSTFGLLSAGKSIETTLEALPTVVDKTPNVLFLIIGKTHPTVALNEGEVYRDSLIAKIAELGLEENVKFINKYVDLKELLEYLQLTDIYLFTSKDPNQAVSGTFSYALSCGCPIISTPIPHAKEVLAGETGITFDFGNSEELSAAINTLLFDPELRNTMVLNGLHKIIHTTWENSAVNHAKLLAKTAGGIKLQYRNPEVNLNHIKEMTTDFGMLQFSKLNRPDFESGYTIDDNARAMIAMGQHYKRYKDQSVLKYIKIYLDYIEFCQSADGRFMNYVDVNKKFTAQNNNENLEDSSGRAMWALGYIVSLSNILPLEISAKAAGIFQRSLSLTKHIYSTRAMAFVIKGLYYFNRRVKDADTLIYIKMFADRLVQMYRHEADADWKWFEGYLTYANSVLPEALLLCYAITEDETYKTVAKESFDFLLSQTFNNEAITIISNRSWLQKGGKRERYGEQPIDVAYTILALRKFHDIFKEEEYLNKMEMAFNWFLGNNHLQQIIYNPCTGGCFDGLEEYNVNLNQGAESTVSYLMARLTITKYFGNADMVYFRRHQKAAKISALRTLNF; translated from the coding sequence ATGAAAACCAGAAAAAATGCAGGAAAAAAATTCCAGCCCTATAACAGCCTGATCGAACAGCTTGGAGTACAAGCACAAAATTTTGAAACTACTATTTTGCCGGAAATACTGGTAATAACTACATTTCCTCCAAGACAATGTGGTATTGCAACCTATTCGCAGGATTTAATCAAGGCGCTTAACGATCATTATGTAGATTCTTTCTCTATTAAAATATGTGCTTTAGAAAACAATAATGAAAAACATACTTATACCGACCCTGCTGTAAAATACGTTCTTGATGTATCAGATCCGCAATCGTACACTAACCTTGCACAGGCTATCAACGAAGATGAAAATCTTAAGATAGTACTTATACAGCATGAGTTTGGTTTGGTTCACGAAAGTGTAGCTAACTTTAACTCTTTTATAGATAATGTACAAAAACCGCTATCGGTGGTTTTCCATACTGTACTTCCCGGCCCTAACGATGAGCTTCGTGCAAACGTTCAGCACATCCTTAACCGTGCCGACTCTCTAATTGTAATGACCAACAATGCATCAGACATCCTGGTACGCGACTATATTGTTGACCGCGAAAAAATTACAGTTATACCTCACGGTACCCACCTTGTGGCACATACCGATAAAGACGAACTTAAAAAGAAATACGGATTTGAAGGCAGGACTATACTTTCTACCTTCGGACTTCTTAGTGCAGGTAAAAGCATCGAGACTACGCTTGAAGCGCTGCCTACAGTAGTTGACAAAACTCCTAACGTTCTTTTCCTTATAATTGGTAAGACTCACCCTACCGTTGCACTTAACGAAGGTGAGGTTTACCGCGATTCACTTATTGCTAAAATTGCAGAACTTGGACTTGAAGAGAATGTAAAATTCATCAATAAATATGTAGATCTTAAAGAATTGCTGGAGTACCTTCAGTTAACAGACATCTACCTGTTTACTTCAAAAGATCCTAACCAGGCTGTAAGCGGTACGTTCTCATACGCACTTAGCTGTGGCTGCCCTATCATCTCTACCCCCATCCCTCACGCTAAAGAGGTACTGGCAGGTGAAACAGGTATTACTTTTGACTTCGGAAATTCTGAAGAGCTTTCTGCTGCTATCAACACCTTATTATTTGATCCGGAACTAAGGAATACAATGGTACTTAACGGCCTTCATAAAATCATACACACCACATGGGAGAACTCAGCAGTTAACCATGCTAAACTTTTAGCTAAAACTGCGGGAGGTATTAAATTACAATACCGTAATCCTGAAGTGAACCTGAACCACATTAAAGAAATGACTACCGATTTTGGTATGCTTCAGTTCAGCAAGCTTAACAGGCCGGATTTTGAATCGGGTTATACTATAGACGATAATGCCAGGGCTATGATAGCTATGGGTCAGCACTACAAACGCTACAAAGACCAGTCGGTATTAAAATACATAAAAATATATCTTGACTACATTGAGTTTTGCCAGTCGGCAGATGGAAGATTCATGAACTATGTAGATGTAAACAAGAAATTTACTGCCCAAAACAATAACGAAAACCTTGAAGACAGTTCAGGACGTGCTATGTGGGCTTTAGGATACATTGTATCGTTAAGCAACATATTACCACTTGAAATTTCGGCTAAGGCAGCAGGCATTTTCCAAAGGTCGCTTTCGCTTACCAAACATATCTACTCTACAAGAGCAATGGCTTTTGTAATTAAAGGATTATATTACTTTAACCGTAGGGTTAAAGATGCAGATACCCTTATCTACATTAAAATGTTTGCCGACAGGTTAGTACAAATGTACCGCCACGAAGCAGATGCCGATTGGAAATGGTTTGAAGGCTACCTAACTTACGCCAACAGCGTACTACCGGAAGCATTGTTATTGTGTTACGCCATTACAGAAGACGAAACCTATAAAACTGTAGCTAAAGAATCGTTTGACTTTTTATTGTCTCAGACATTCAATAACGAAGCTATTACTATTATCTCTAACAGAAGCTGGTTACAAAAAGGTGGAAAAAGAGAGCGTTACGGCGAACAGCCTATAGACGTTGCTTACACCATACTTGCACTGCGTAAATTCCACGATATATTTAAGGAAGAAGAATACCTTAACAAAATGGAAATGGCATTTAACTGGTTCCTTGGCAACAACCACCTTCAGCAGATTATTTACAACCCATGTACAGGAGGTTGCTTTGACGGACTTGAAGAGTATAATGTAAACCTTAACCAGGGTGCCGAAAGTACTGTCAGCTACCTTATGGCCAGGCTAACCATTACAAAATACTTTGGTAATGCCGATATGGTTTATTTCCGCAGGCACCAGAAAGCAGCTAAAATATCTGCACTACGCACACTGAATTTTTAA
- a CDS encoding glutamine synthetase: protein MSTFRFQALQQTANRKTVKVEELDKKSIIFGSNVFNDKAMRQFLTSEAYQAVKNAVQHGTKIDRKLADYIAMGMKEWALSKGVTHYTHWFQPLTGTTAEKHDAFFETSYDGSDPVEKFGGSQLVQQEPDASSFPNGGIRNTFEARGYTAWDPTSPAFIYGTTLCIPTVFISYTGEALDYKTPLLRALNAIDEAATDVCRYFDKNVKKVTATLGWEQEYFLVDSALANSRPDITLTGRTLLGHTSAKGQQLEDHYFGSIPTRALNYMRDLENECMLLGIPVKTRHNEVAPNQFELAPIFEETNLAVDHNSLLMDIMQKVAERHDFKVLFHEKPFKGVNGSGKHNNWSLATDTGVNLLGPGKTPMSNLQFLTFFINTIKAVYTNEELMRASIATATNDHRLGANEAPPAIISVFIGQQLTKVLEELEGVSKGKLSPEEKTDLKLNVVGKLPDVLLDNTDRNRTSPFAFTGNKFEFRAVGSSANCANAMTIVNSIVAKQLKDFKKAVDALIEEKEMKKDDAIFNVLREYIKETKAILFEGDGYSDAWEQEAAKRGLSNFKTTPSALKAKVSAQSLSLFEELGVMNHVEAEARYEIELEEYTKKIQIEGRVLGDIARNHVVPTAIRYQNILIENVKGLKEIFGSEFETVGREQIILIKEISGHIAAINSQVEEMTEARKKANALTTAEEQAHAYCDTVKPYFDTIREHADKLELLVDDEIWTLTKYRELLFTR from the coding sequence ATGTCAACATTTCGTTTTCAGGCACTACAACAAACCGCAAACAGAAAGACGGTTAAAGTAGAAGAACTAGACAAAAAGTCGATCATTTTTGGTAGTAATGTGTTTAACGACAAAGCAATGCGTCAGTTTTTGACGTCTGAAGCTTACCAGGCTGTGAAAAACGCAGTGCAGCACGGAACTAAAATAGACCGTAAACTGGCAGATTATATTGCTATGGGTATGAAAGAGTGGGCACTTTCTAAAGGTGTTACTCATTATACACACTGGTTTCAGCCACTTACAGGTACAACGGCAGAAAAACACGATGCTTTCTTTGAAACGTCTTATGATGGCAGCGACCCGGTTGAAAAATTCGGTGGTAGCCAGTTAGTACAACAAGAGCCGGATGCATCAAGTTTCCCTAACGGTGGAATCAGGAATACATTCGAAGCTCGTGGATATACAGCTTGGGACCCTACATCGCCTGCATTTATTTATGGTACTACACTTTGCATACCTACAGTATTTATATCATACACAGGTGAGGCACTGGATTATAAAACGCCTCTATTAAGAGCACTTAACGCTATTGACGAAGCTGCAACAGATGTTTGCCGTTATTTCGACAAAAACGTTAAGAAAGTAACTGCAACCCTTGGATGGGAGCAGGAATACTTCCTTGTAGATTCAGCACTTGCTAACTCAAGACCTGACATCACACTAACAGGGCGTACACTACTTGGACACACATCGGCTAAAGGCCAACAGTTAGAAGACCACTATTTTGGTTCTATACCAACACGTGCTCTTAACTATATGAGAGATCTTGAAAACGAATGTATGCTTCTTGGTATACCGGTAAAAACCCGTCACAACGAGGTTGCACCTAACCAGTTTGAGCTTGCACCAATTTTTGAGGAAACTAACCTTGCGGTAGACCACAACTCTTTACTAATGGACATTATGCAAAAAGTTGCAGAACGCCATGACTTTAAAGTACTTTTCCACGAAAAGCCATTTAAAGGAGTAAACGGTTCTGGTAAGCATAACAACTGGTCGCTTGCTACAGATACAGGAGTTAACCTTCTTGGACCTGGTAAGACACCAATGAGCAACCTGCAGTTCCTTACGTTCTTCATTAACACTATTAAAGCAGTGTATACTAACGAAGAGCTAATGAGAGCTTCTATTGCTACAGCAACAAACGATCACAGGCTGGGTGCTAACGAGGCTCCTCCTGCAATTATATCGGTATTCATCGGACAGCAGCTTACTAAAGTTCTTGAAGAGCTTGAAGGCGTTTCTAAAGGAAAACTTTCTCCTGAAGAGAAAACAGACCTTAAGCTTAACGTAGTTGGTAAACTTCCGGATGTATTACTTGATAACACAGACAGAAACAGAACTTCTCCGTTTGCCTTTACAGGAAACAAATTTGAGTTCCGTGCTGTAGGTTCAAGTGCAAACTGTGCTAACGCAATGACTATTGTTAACTCAATCGTTGCTAAGCAACTTAAAGACTTCAAAAAAGCAGTTGATGCGCTTATAGAAGAAAAAGAAATGAAAAAAGACGATGCTATCTTTAACGTACTTAGAGAGTACATTAAAGAAACTAAAGCAATTCTTTTTGAAGGTGACGGTTATAGCGATGCATGGGAGCAGGAAGCTGCAAAACGTGGATTAAGTAACTTTAAAACTACACCATCTGCGCTTAAAGCTAAAGTATCTGCACAATCACTTTCATTATTCGAAGAACTTGGAGTAATGAACCACGTTGAGGCAGAAGCACGTTACGAAATTGAACTTGAAGAGTACACTAAAAAAATACAGATAGAAGGCCGTGTGCTGGGTGATATCGCAAGAAACCACGTAGTTCCAACTGCTATCCGTTACCAGAATATACTTATTGAGAACGTAAAAGGTCTTAAAGAAATTTTTGGCAGTGAGTTTGAAACTGTAGGTAGAGAGCAAATTATACTTATCAAGGAAATTTCAGGACACATTGCAGCGATCAACTCTCAGGTTGAAGAAATGACAGAAGCACGTAAAAAAGCTAACGCACTTACAACTGCAGAAGAGCAGGCACATGCTTACTGTGATACAGTGAAACCATATTTTGACACGATCAGGGAACATGCTGATAAGCTTGAGCTTCTTGTAGACGATGAGATCTGGACACTTACTAAATACAGGGAATTATTATTTACACGATAA